From the genome of Gryllotalpicola protaetiae:
GCGTTCGCCGATGCGAGTGGCGAGGATGCCCGACGGGATGTTCGTCGCGATCGAGCCGATTCCGATCAGAGCAGCGACCAGTGCCGCGATCGAGGTGGTCGCCCCGCGGTCGATCGCACTCAGCGCGATGACGGGGAAGATCGCGCCCTCGGCGAGGCCGAACAGTGTCGCCGGACCGTACGCCGCGACCGCGACGGAGCGGAGGCGGAATTCTTCGGACACGGCAGTACCTATTGTCGCGCCGGTCCCCGCCCGGCGCGAGTCGTGCCGCGAAACGGCGAACAAGTCGCCGCTTCGCTCATGGCTGGCCCTCGCGCGCCGCGACGAGTGCGGCGCCCATGTCCCTGATGGTCTCGTCGAGCGGGCGCGGGCGCCAGCCGAGCAGTTCGCCGGCGTGCGCGGAACTCCCGCGCTTCTCGACGCCGATCTCGTTCGCGAGCGAGCGCGCCATGGGGGCGAACGGCGCGGCCGCGCGCACGACCCAGTCGGGCAGCAGCAGGGGCCGCTTGCCGAGAACGCCCGCGACATGCTTCATGCCCGTGAAGCCCGACACGGCGAGGAAGCGCTCGCCCGCGGCATCCGCACTCGTCATCGCCGCCAGCTCGAGAGCCGCCACGTCGCGCACATCGACGACGCCGAACTTCATGTCGGGCACGATCGGCGAGCGCTGCACGGTGCGCAGGATGAAGACGGAGGTGCCATCAGCCGCCCCAAGGGGCGGTCCGAAGATTCCGACCGGGTTGACGGAGACCACCTCGAGCTCCGGGTGCTCGGCCGCGAACTCCCAGGCTGCTCGCTCGGCGAGCGTCTTGGACTTCTGGTACGCGGTCACGCCGGGGGCGGCGACGTCGGTCCAGTCCTCCTCGGTGTACGGCTCGGGGTGGTCGCCGTGGCCGTACCCGATGGCCGCGAACGACGACGTGATGACGACCCGCTTGACACCCGCGGCGAGCGCGGCGCGCAGCACGCGGAGGGTGCCTTCGCGGGCCGGCGCGATGAGCTCGTTCTCGTCCCGCGGCTGCCCGGCGGGGTACGGGCTCGCCACATGAAGCACGTAGTCGACGCCCGCGACCGCCTCGCCCCAGCCGTCGTCGGACTGCAGGTCGGCGAGGGCGAACTCGAGCGGTGTATCCGACCGGGCACCGACAGCGGCGCGCAGGCCGTCCGCCCGAGCGAGGGAGCGCACAGTGGTTCGCACGCGGTAGCCCGCATCGAGGGCGGCCTTGACGACGTGCGCGCCGAGGTACCCCGTGCCGCCCGTCACCAGGACGAGGTCGCTCATGCGATCAAGATACGTCGCGCGGGCTCACCCCGACAACGGCAGTGCGCCGGACCGGCCGGGTGCACGGGCCTCGGCCTAGTAGCCCGACTCGCCCGTCGCCGCCGCGCCGGCGAGCAGCGCCCGCGCGCCCGAGACCCCGAGCCGCGTGGCCCCGGCGGCGATCATCGCGCGCGCCTGCTCGATCGTGCGCACCCCGCCAGAGGCCTTCACCCCGATCGACGGCCCGACGGTCTCGCGCATCAGTGCGACCGCGTGCTCGGTGGCGCCGCCGGTCGGGTGGAACCCGGTCGAGGTCTTCACGAAGTCGGCGCCGGCCGAGACCGCGGCCGTGCAGGCCGCCACGATCTCGTCGTCAGTGAGCGCCGACGACTCGATGATGACCTTGAGCACCGTGGGCGACGGCGCAGCGGCACGAACGGCGGCGATGTCGGACTCGACATAGGCGAAGTCGCCCTCCTTCGCGGCGCCGATATCGATGACCATGTCGATCTCGTCCGCACCGTTCCTGACGGCCTCCGCCGCCTCGACCGCCTTGACGGTCGAGCTGTGCTTTCCGCTCGGGAAGCCGCAGACGACCGCAACCTTGAGGTCGGCCTCGAGCGGCACCGACACGGGCA
Proteins encoded in this window:
- a CDS encoding SDR family oxidoreductase, which produces MSDLVLVTGGTGYLGAHVVKAALDAGYRVRTTVRSLARADGLRAAVGARSDTPLEFALADLQSDDGWGEAVAGVDYVLHVASPYPAGQPRDENELIAPAREGTLRVLRAALAAGVKRVVITSSFAAIGYGHGDHPEPYTEEDWTDVAAPGVTAYQKSKTLAERAAWEFAAEHPELEVVSVNPVGIFGPPLGAADGTSVFILRTVQRSPIVPDMKFGVVDVRDVAALELAAMTSADAAGERFLAVSGFTGMKHVAGVLGKRPLLLPDWVVRAAAPFAPMARSLANEIGVEKRGSSAHAGELLGWRPRPLDETIRDMGAALVAAREGQP
- the deoC gene encoding deoxyribose-phosphate aldolase gives rise to the protein MTDSGLTAAEVARYIDFTLLKPEATHADVAALIAEAIELGTYSVCVSPSMLPVSVPLEADLKVAVVCGFPSGKHSSTVKAVEAAEAVRNGADEIDMVIDIGAAKEGDFAYVESDIAAVRAAAPSPTVLKVIIESSALTDDEIVAACTAAVSAGADFVKTSTGFHPTGGATEHAVALMRETVGPSIGVKASGGVRTIEQARAMIAAGATRLGVSGARALLAGAAATGESGY